In Opitutaceae bacterium TAV5, one genomic interval encodes:
- a CDS encoding shikimate kinase I, translating into MKLVFLHGPAAAGKLTIGRALQDLTGFRLFHNHLVVDTLLSVFQFGSESFIRLREEMWLSVFSEAAKQGVSLIFTFAPETTVRPEFIGRTIDTIKAAGGEVHFVELTCPIDELERRIENPSRAQFMKLRSVETFRKIRQNKPGQFPPLPSSGLSIDTSTMQPNESARQICGHLNLPIVSGGAKIEHYPEAN; encoded by the coding sequence ATGAAACTCGTATTCCTCCACGGTCCGGCCGCTGCCGGAAAACTCACGATTGGTCGCGCGTTGCAGGATCTCACCGGTTTTCGCCTCTTTCATAATCACCTCGTGGTCGATACACTGCTATCGGTGTTCCAGTTTGGTTCGGAATCATTCATTCGCCTGCGAGAGGAAATGTGGCTTTCGGTATTTAGTGAGGCCGCCAAGCAAGGCGTTTCGCTAATCTTCACGTTTGCTCCAGAGACGACTGTTCGGCCAGAGTTCATTGGGAGGACAATAGACACCATCAAAGCCGCAGGAGGAGAAGTCCATTTCGTTGAGTTGACTTGCCCGATTGATGAGCTGGAGAGAAGAATTGAAAATCCTTCAAGAGCACAGTTCATGAAGCTCCGCTCTGTGGAAACTTTTAGAAAAATCAGGCAAAACAAGCCAGGGCAGTTTCCGCCATTGCCATCGTCAGGACTCTCAATTGACACTAGTACGATGCAGCCGAATGAATCGGCACGCCAAATTTGTGGCCACCTGAATTTACCGATTGTCTCAGGAGGCGCGAAGATTGAGCACTATCCTGAAGCCAATTAG